The segment ATAACCTGCATCAGCGCGCCGTAGCGATTCTTCAGACCCTGACGATAGAGGGTTTTCATCTGCCCGATATTTGACTTGCCGTACTGCGCCAGCTCGATCTGGTCGCTGTCCTCGATCATACAGGGCATGCTCATCGGCCACATACGCTCTTCGCCCAACTCACTGGCGGCGTGGCGATGAATATCACGCAGAAACGCCAGCAGATGATCGATGTTGTCATCAACCGGCGTAATAAATTCCAGCAGCGTTTCAGCAAAGTCGGTGGTGATCCACTTGTGCGTTAAAGCCGAACCCAGCGATTTAGGGTGCCCGGTAGTGGCCAGATGGCCATCGGGTCGGACACGCAGCGTTTCACGCTCGATACCGCGACCAATGCCTTTCAGTGCGTCAGGGTGCGCTTCCAGCCAGGATAGCGCCTGTGATACGTCCGGGATCAAATTGACCTCCCGCTCGGAGAAAATTTATTATTGTTTAGCATAATGTTAACCGCAGCGCCGAAGATTCGCGAACCACTGCCACTATTTGCCCTGTATGTTGCGAACATCTACGACGTCCATGCCTGCCGCTTTTGCGGCCTGAATGCCAAAATCAGCATCCTCAAAAACCACGCAGCGCGTGGGAACCACGTTCATCAGCTCGGCACAGCGAATAAAGGTATCCGGCTCAGGCTTGTGTCGCGTCACGTCGTCAGCACCCACGATGATATCAAAGTAGTGCCGCAGTCCAACGTGCTGAAGCAGAGCCTCCGCCATTGCATGCTCGCTTCCCGTTCCCACCGCCATCGGGCGACGCCCTTTATAGGCTTTCACCACATCAATCAGTGGCAGCGGACGCACGGTATCAAACAGCATCTCTTTTAATGCCGTCGTTTTTTCACCTGCCAGCAAATGCGGATCGACATCGCTATGATGGCTGGCAATAATCGCTTCGGCAATACGCCAGGAAGGTGCGCCATTGAGTCCTACCAGAGCCTGCTCGTCGAACGGTAAGCCGTGTCGGGCAAGAACCGACTGCCAGGCTTTTCGATGCGTCGCCTCGGTATCCAGAATGGTGCCATCCATATCGAATATCAGACCTTCATAACGATCATACATTGTCTGTAACACCCTTAATCTGCGAACGATTACTTTAGCGCAAAGCAGGGACTTTGTCGCTGATGGCATGGTTCAGCAAATGCCTTGAAATACTTAGGGATTCTTATTATCAGATAATGGCGTGAGAATAAGCTCAGAGGCAAACGGCTGGTAAAACAGCGGCATAGCATTAGCTAAAGGGTAATTGAGTCAAATTTGAGGGGGCTAACAGGGTGAACAATAGGGTATAACCGGGGCAGGATACAGATGTCACCTTAACCGCAGGGAGAGACCTGACTAAAGCTATTTTTGATAATGAAAAGGTCATGCGACGCTCGCGAATGCGGGCTATTTTGAACCGCTGTAGAACAGGGTCGATGACGTACAGACAAAGGTAAAATGGTGCATCCGGGAGGATTCGAACCTCCGACCGCTCGGTTCGTAGCCGAGTACTCTATCCAGCTGAGCTACGGATGCATCGGAAAAACAAGGGGGAGATAACGCGACAAACCTGAGGAGATACTGAAGAAGCTGATAACCCATTTCTACACTGTCTTGCGACGTTTTAGAATGGTGCATCCGGGAGGATTCGAACCTCCGACCGCTCGGTTCGTAGCCGAGTACTCTATCCAGCTGAGCTACGGATGCATTGCAAATTCTGGTATAACGCAGGGTGCTAACGACTCACCTTTAAAACAGGGTGCTGACAGCTCACCTTCAAACCCGGTGTAATACTCTCACCGTTGATACAGGCTGCTAACACCGTATCGCCCAACACATTTTCTGCCATCACCTTAATCAGTAATGGTGCATCCGGGAGGATTCGAACCTCCGACCGCTCGGTTCGTAGCCGAGTACTCTATCCAGCTGAGCTACGGATGCAAATGGCGGTGAGGCGGGGATTCGAACCCCGGATGCAGCTTTTGACCGCATACTCCCTTAGCAGGGGAGCGCCTTCAGCCTCTCGGCCACCTCACCATACGCACTCTTGCGAGTTGTGCTTCAGAACGTTGTTTCTGCTCATCGGCACTGCGTGGCGCACATATTACTTTGGCGGACTTATAAGTCAAACAATTTTTCCCCTTACGTGTTTAATTGCACATTTCGCAGGCGATTGGGGTGTTTTGACGACAAAAAGAGTGATTTATCAACAATGAAACTGAGGCGGGTCAACAACGAAAGTGACGCAGGCCAACAATCAAAAGCAGGCTGCGAAGGCGACTACAGAGGGGAATAAGAGATCAAAGAGGGTGAACGGGAGGGAAAAACAGCAAACCGGTAGCGCCTCGCTATAGGCAGCGAGGCGCTGGATCCGTTAGTAACTCGTTTGCTGAGTTTTTTCGGCCTGAATACGCTG is part of the Erwinia sp. HDF1-3R genome and harbors:
- the yqaB gene encoding fructose-1-phosphate/6-phosphogluconate phosphatase, which gives rise to MYDRYEGLIFDMDGTILDTEATHRKAWQSVLARHGLPFDEQALVGLNGAPSWRIAEAIIASHHSDVDPHLLAGEKTTALKEMLFDTVRPLPLIDVVKAYKGRRPMAVGTGSEHAMAEALLQHVGLRHYFDIIVGADDVTRHKPEPDTFIRCAELMNVVPTRCVVFEDADFGIQAAKAAGMDVVDVRNIQGK